One region of Alosa sapidissima isolate fAloSap1 chromosome 1, fAloSap1.pri, whole genome shotgun sequence genomic DNA includes:
- the LOC121723698 gene encoding uncharacterized protein LOC121723698 — MYNRCEACKDRVIPTALDVENKGNIITWQEWVTRSITVERTGKAATREKEVKNTALETRSTSIERLVALTTEHLPNFAAHIFNIRHQFSALKTMKDSIHDDDVMVHIDYSENWSCKYVREVKDTHFGGGNQQVTLHTGVFYNSKGRVEAFASVSASLQHNATATWAHLEPVLRYIRQQHPNVCNIHFVSNGPTSQYRNRNSFYLASTVPFLHGFKYVTWNFTEASHGKGPPDGVGAALKNLADRIVAYGQSIPDADTLFQQLTLNSSVTLFQVSEDKIKERGELLPPHLKPVPGTMKIHQLVSTTPGVVHTREVSCFCQKNCECFSPSRHAFAEEDDVSTKPPEASIEVGQWVLVEYDADLFPGVVTQIADDQYEVDTMNCAGENRFYVPSIKFSGEKVWYYRHDIKDQIPEPLPVTSSARHFCVLPDIWAKHKLRT; from the exons ATGTACAATCGTTGTGAGGCCTGCAAAGACAGAGTGATTCCAACAGCACTTGATGTGGAGAACAAGGGCAACATAATCACCTGGCAGGAGTGGGTGACCAGGTCTATCACAGTGGAGAGGACTGGGAAAGCTGCAACCAGGGAGAAAGAAGTGAAGAACACCGCACTTGAAACCCGAAGTACTTCCATTGAGAGGTTGGTAGCTCTTACCACGGAACATCTCCCCAACTTTGCCGCACATATCTTCAACATCAGGCACCAGTTTTCCGCTCTCAAGACGATGAAGGATAGCatccatgatgatgatgtgatGGTCCATATCGATTACAGCGAAAATTGGAGCTGCAAGTATGTGCGGGAAGTGAAGGATACCCATTTCGGAGGTGGGAACCAGCAGGTAACCCTCCACACTGGTGTGTTCTACAACAGTAAAGGCAGGGTGGAAGCCTTTGCTTCAGTGTCTGCCAGCCTCCAGCACAATGCAACAGCAACATGGGCCCACCTGGAACCTGTTTTGAGGTACATCCGCCAACAACACCCCAATGTATGCAACATACATTTTGTTTCTAATGGCCCAACATCCCAATACAGAAACAGAAATTCGTTCTACTTGGCCTCCACTGTACCATTCCTCCATGGATTTAAATACGTGACATGGAACTTCACAGAGGCGTCTCATGGAAAAGGACCCCCAGATGGCGTGGGGGCAGCCTTAAAAAACCTGGCAGACCGAATAGTGGCATACGGCCAAAGCATCCCAGATGCAGATACTCTGTTTCAGCAGCTGACCCTGAACTCCTCGGTAACTCTATtccag GTGTCTGAGGACAAAATTAAAGAGAGGGGTGAATTGCTTCCTCCACACCTTAAGCCAGTCCCAGGGACAATGAAAATCCACCAA CTGGTGTCCACCACTCCTGGGGTAGTTCACACGAGGGAAGTGTCATGTTTCTGTCAGAAAAATTGTGAGTGCTTCTCTCCATCACGCCATGCATTTGCGGAGGAAGACGACGTTTCCACAAAGCCACCAGAGGCTTCCATAGAGGTTGGCCAGTGGGTCCTTGTGGAATACGACGCAGATCTGTTCCCCGGTGTAGTTAcacag ATTGCAGATGACCAGTATGAGGTGGACACTATGAACTGCGCTGGGGAAAACCGATTTTATGTGCCATCAATTAAGTTTTCTGGGGAAAAGGTGTGGTACTACCGCCACGACATCAAAGACCAAATTCCCGAGCCTCTGCCAGTCACTTCCTCTGCGAGGCATTTTTGTGTTTTGCCTGATATTTGGGCTAAACACAAGCTGCGCACCTGA